A DNA window from Arachis hypogaea cultivar Tifrunner chromosome 18, arahy.Tifrunner.gnm2.J5K5, whole genome shotgun sequence contains the following coding sequences:
- the LOC140181469 gene encoding uncharacterized protein, with protein sequence MVTELVAAAGVHREAKDRRTSIPVEGDIIPTKRQESYMATRGRGRTRTRGSRNEQLADNHAEFMAAMANLANTMEANAAATLQAVQRLGQPTGNGNGNGNGEGNTNDNAEEFAAYQLAGEAQPWWQVECRLLQLQNADIPWEVFQTAFYNKYFPESAREAKQMELMQLKQGSMSVAEYTNKFEELCRFSRVCQGDLETFESWRCIKYQRGLKDNIMTAVAPMEIRVFSDLVNKARVVEEYAKTVAASKDTHGGSSSRRRDKYFHPRGQSFKRGGYTPQGQGGFRKNNQNQFQYAKAEEIRIGLGGCFNCGLPGHIARDCPRGRNQNAGQSQHQGRVFAVNAKDASKADPLMKVEELGLKVSELPFDLHVHTPHQTVMTRSGCRQVGFKLEGRDFVHDLICLPMVGLEMILGGEECQGYILLAANALGDAQNLDQIPVVRDFPEVFPEDIPEFPPQREIEFTIELVPGARPIRVKEDDIPKTAFRTRYGHYEFAERKLYAKLSKCEFWKEEVKFLGHVVSKGGIAVDPSKVEAVMEWERPTTVTEVRSFLGLAGYYRRFIEGFSRIALPMTKLTRKEVPFEWTSECEESFQTLKQRLTSAPVLILPEPREPFEKELNMRQRRWMELLKDYYFELSYHPGKANVVADALSRKSLTIAWMRIKEEELVDKFVDLKLDISEVARRACLNQLQISSTFKSKIQRAHQDEQKFQQLFQPVGDKRREEFTKDDEGLWRYKGRICIPDVGSLRRDLLLEAHNSGFSIYPGSTKMYYDLKKIFWWPGMKGGVATVVSKCLTYQKVKIEHQKPSGMLQPLEIPQWKWEGIAMDFVTGLPRTRSGFWGAFQRAFGTKLCLSTAYHPQTNGQSERTIQTLEDMLRACVLDQPGSWDRYMPLVEFAYNNSFHASIGMAPYEALYGQKCQSPLCWYEFGEVSVLGPDLIAETTENIKKIRARILTGQSRQKSYADQRRKPLEFEVGEHIFLRVTPTTGIGRAIKTKKLNPRYIGPFEVLKRFGPVAYQVALPPHLSNLHDVFHVSQLRKYTSNAAHVLEPKSVKLKENLTLQVTPVRIDDTSVKKLGGKDVPLVKVAWERAGHMASQLKLRES encoded by the exons ATGGTGACCGAATTAGTGGCGGCAGCCGGCGTCCACCGAGAGGCTAAGGATAGGAGGACCTCAATCCCGGTCGAGGGTGATATTATTCCGACCAAGAG acaggaatcCTACATGGCTACTCGCGGGCGAGGTCGAACGCGTACACGGGGAAGTAGGAATGAGCAACTAGCTGACAATCACGCCGAATTCATGGCGGCGATGGCGAATCTCGCTAACACCATGGAAGCtaatgctgctgcgactctgcaagcAGTGCAGAGATTGGGCCAACCAACTGGAAATGGCAACGGAAATGGGAATGGCGAAGGGAATACCAATGATAATGCTGAGG AGTTTGCCGCTTATCAGCTAGCGGGAGAGGCCCAGCCCTGGTGGCAAGTTGAGTGTCGTTTGCTACAGCTTCAGAACGCCGACATTCCATGGGAGGTATTCCAAACGGCTTTCTACAATAAATACtttcctgagtctgcaagggaagcaaaGCAGATGGAGctaatgcagctgaagcaaggttccatGTCTGTGGCAGAGTACACCAACAAGTTCGAAGAGCTTTGTAGGTTTTCTCGGGTATGTCAGGGAGACCTGGAGACTTTCGAGAGCTGGAGGTGCATTAAGTACCAAAGGGGCTTGAAGGACAACATTATGACTgctgtggctcctatggagatcCGTGTCTTCTCTGACTTGGTGAACAAAGCAAGGGTAGTTGAGGAGTATGCCAAGACAGTGGCGGCATCTAAGGACACTCATGGAGGGAGCTCTAGTCGTAGGCGTGACAAGTATTTTCATCCTAGAGGACAAAGCTTCAAAAGAGGGGGATATACTCCTCAAGGCCAAGGGGGCTTCAGAAAGAACAATCAGAATCAGTTTCAGTATGCTAAAGCAGAGGAAATCAGA ATTGGTTTAGGTGGTTGCTTCAACTGTGGGTTACCTGGCCACATTGCGAGGGATTGCCCTCGTGGGAGGAATCAGAATGCGGGCCAGAGTCAGCATCAAGGTCGAGTCTTTGCTGTGAATGCCAAGGATGCTTCCAAGGCGGATCCTTTGATGAAAG ttgaggaatTAGGCTTGAAAGTATCAGAGTTACCTTTTGATCTACATGTACATACTCCGCATCAAACAGTTATGACTAGGTCAGGTTGTAGacaagtaggtttcaagcttgagggTAGAGACTTTGTACACGATTTGATCTGTTTACCAATGGTGGGGCTGgagatgattttggg TGGGGAGGAGTGTCAGGGTTATATTCTGTTGGCTGCTAATGCGTTGGGCGATGCCCAGAACTTAGATCAAATTCCGGTGGTTAGAGATTTTCCAGAAGTGTTCCCGGAAGATATCCCTGAGTTCCCACCTCAAAGGGAAATTGAGTTTACGATTGAATTGGTGCCGGGAGCCAGACCA ATAAGAGTGAAGGAAgatgatatccctaagactgcCTTTAGAACAcgctatggacactacgagtttgcg GAGCGGAAGTTGTACGCTAAGTTGTCAAAGTGCGAGTTCTGGAAGGAGGAAGTAAAGTTCTTAGGCCACGTGGTAAGTAAGGGAGGAATAGCTGTAGATCCTTCTAAAGTAGaagcggtgatggaatgggaaagaccgaCGACTGTGACGGaagtcagaagctttttgggtttAGCCGGATATTACCGGAGATTTATCGAAGGATTTTCACGGATTGCGCTACCAATGACAAAGTTGACAAGGAAAGAAGTGCCGTTCGAGTGGACGTCAGAGTGCGAAGAAAGTTTTCAAACGTTAAAGCAGAGATTAACTTCAGCACCTGTTCTAATCCTACCGGAACCGCGTGAACCGTTTGAG aaagagctaaaTATGcgccagagaaggtggatggagttgcttAAAGATTATTATTTCGAGTTgagttatcaccctggaaaggcGAACGTGGTAGCAGACGCTTTGAGTCGGAAATCTTTAACAATtgcttggatgagaatcaaggaagaagaactaGTGGATAAGTTTGTAGATCTTAAGCTGGATATTAGTGAAGTTGCCAGAAGAGCTTGTTTGAACCAGTTACAGATTTCAAGCACGTTTAAATCAAAAATACAAAGGGCGCAtcaagatgagcagaagtttcagCAATTGTTTCAACCAGTTGGTGATAAGAGACGCGAAGAATTCACTAAGGATGATGAAGGGTTATGGAGATACAAGGGAAGGATTTGCATACCAGATGTTGGGAGTTTGAGGCGAGACTTGCTGTTGGAGGCTCACAACAGTGGGTTTTCTATTTATCCCGGGAGCACGAAGATGTATTATGACTTGAAGAAGATATTTTGGTGGCCGGGGATGAAGGGTGGTGTAGCTACAGTGGTATCCAAATGTTTGACCTACCAGAAAGTGAAGATAGAACATCAAAAACCGTCAGGAATGCTACAaccacttgagattcctcagtggaagtgggaaggaattgctaTGGATTTTGTTACCGGTTTACCGAGGACTAGGTCGGG gttttggggagctttccaaagagcTTTCGGTACGAAGCTATGTCTTAGTACGgcgtatcatccacaaacaaatggacAATCGGAAAGGACTATTCAAACGTTGGAAGATATGCTGAGAGCATGTGTGTTGGATCAACCCGGGAGTTGGGAtcgttacatgccattggtggagttcgCATATAACAATAGCTTTCATGCaagcattgggatggctccgtatgaggctttgtatggacaAAAGTGTCAGtctccactttgttggtatgaatTTGGAGAAGTAAGTGTTTTGGGTCCAGATTTGAtagcagagactactgagaaCATTAAGAAGATTCGTGCAAGGATTTTAACTGGCCAAAGTCGACAGAAGAGTTATGCGGATCAGAGAAGGAAACCCTTAGAGTTTGAAGTGGGAGAACACATATTCCTTAGGGTTACACCGACAACTGGGATTGGAAGAGCAATCAAGACCAAGAAGTTGAACCCAAGATATATAGGACCGTTTGAGGTTTTGAAGAGATTCGGGCCGGTGGCATATCAAGTAGCTTTGCCACCTCAtctgtctaacttgcatgacgtattccacgtgtcacaGCTCCGTAAATACACGTCGAATGCGGCTCATGTGTTGGAGCCTAAATCGGTCAAGTTGAAAGAGAACTTGACTCTCCAAGTGACACCAGTGAGGAtcgatgacactagtgtgaagaagCTGGGAGGAAAGGATGTCCCATTGGTTAAAGTTGCTTGGGAGCGAGCAGGa CATATGGCTAGccagcttaaactccgcgagtcgtga